The Methanofollis sp. UBA420 DNA segment ATCGGCATGGTCGAAATTTTCCGGGACCGTGTGATTGAATATCGTCGACACTCCCCTGACCCCGCCGCCGATCCCGGTGCTCCCGGCCCTGAAGGTACCCCGCACAAAGAGGGTGTCACGGGTGTGGTAATATCTCATGCAACGGTGTACCTGACCCTGTCTTTGAGTTCCTGCTGTTTTCCGGCATTCCAGCCGGAGACATCCTGAAGGTATCCGGTGACCCGGCTGATCTGGGTGACGTCGTGGGTGCCGCATTCCGGGCAGACCGGGGCACCGCATAGGGGGCAGTACTCGATCCCCGAGACGATCTCGTGAGCACAGTGGGTGTGGTCGAGGGGGCACATGATCTCAAGCTGGGTTTCGCCGCAGACCGGGCAGGGATCGGTCCCGACCACATGGTTGCAGGTGTGGCACTTGTACCTGCGCTCTTCGACCGGGATGTCAGATAACTTCCTGTATTTTTTTGCCAGCGCCAGTTGCTCGTCGCTCCACTGCATGCTTAATCCTTCCTGCTGAAATTATTAAAGGGTACTTCTTTCGGCCGGTTGCCGGTGGGAACCCATGAAAAGACCCGTCTTACTTCCCTTATCCCGAATCGTAAGATATTATAATCTAATCCTGTTACCTTATACCAATGCATTCAATAAATTCCCTTGTCTCCCATTTTTCAGGGGAGAAATGGGGTGGCAGGAGTTGTACACGATATTTCCTGCTCGCCGCCCTCCTTTTTCTCATGGGGTGTGGTGTCCCGGCCTCTGCCGCCGTATTTTCTCATGAGGAGAACGGATCGGGCGTCCCTGGTCTGCCACCCCTGCTGGGGCCGGCTTCAGGAAACGAGCAACCCGCCCCTGTGATGGCCGCGGCCGTTGAAGAGATGGATCCCCTCTCCCTGTATGCCGCACAGGCCCGGGAGGCCGTGGACGAGATCTCGGGTTCTCTTGCGTCTGCCGGGAATAATACGGGCGTGACCGACGTTACGGCCTTTCCCCTCATCACCGACCCTGACCTTGCCAATACCGGCTATCTAGGGCGTCCTATGGGTGTGAAAATTGTGGTCGTCTGCCCGGCCGAAGGCGACCGTCTCCAGAATACCCTCTGGTGGTATGAGAAGGACGCGACGGCGATTGCCAGGGCTCTCTATTCGGGGGAGATAAAGGACAGACTCGGCTTTGTCACCGTCGTCTTCAGGAAAGCTGACGGGAAGGCAACTTCTCTCAAACTTGTCCTGAATGCGGCCGAATCTTCTCTGGCTATCTCAGGTAATGATACCGCCTATATCCGGAATATTGACTGGTCAGGTGTGGAGATAGCGAAAGGTGTGTCGATCGCCGGCTATGAACCGCCGGGATCTGCGGTACGGGGGCCTGTGAAGGCCGGGAATGGTGGATCGACACGGGCCATTCCTCTGGATGTCCTGAAGGCTGAGGTTGCCGACGGCACGAATATGATGAACGTGAAGATAGATGAGATATCCCGTGCAGAAGACAGGAAAGACTATGCCGCCGTTGCCCGGCTCTCCGATGAACTTATTGGCATTGCCCGGACGCGGGAAAAGGATCTTCGGTCCTGCACCGTCCCTTCTGGATGTGCTCCTGCCCTCAATGAATACGGTGCCGGGCTCGGGAAGTATCAGGAGGCGGGGTCTCTCCTCTGGTATGGTGCGACCTTTGTTGATGACGACGCGTTTGCCCGCGGGAATGAGTGCCTTGTCCAGGGCCAGGCCAGGATCGGCAGTGCCCTGGAAAAACTTTCCCTGTCTGCCCCGGTACTCGGAGTCCAGGTGATCGCCGCGCAGTCTCTATACCCTGATGCCCTCGCTCCCCTGGGCCGGTACAAGTTCAAGGACGCTCCCGAGGGGAACACGATCTCGGTGAAGGTCGGCCCGGTCACGCGGCTGGACCGGTACACCACAGAGAAGGGTGATACAGTGACCGAACACCTGCCGCCGTACGGGAAGGAGTTCCTCTGTGTGCTCGTGGAGATCAACCACCTTGGATACGGTGGAAAGGGGAGCCAGACATTCAGGACGCCGAAAGCATCAGGTTTTACTCTCCTTCTCGGTGGCGACAAGTACGTCCCGAAACAGCCTGAAGCATATATCGAGTGTGTCGGTTCTGTTTACTCTGATGTGACTCTCAAAAGGAAGGACCGTACCATCGGCTATCTCGTCTATGAGATCCCGATCGCCTCTGACCCTGCGTCTGGATATCTTCAGGCAAACTTCGGCAAGGGCGGTTCTCCCATCTGGAGACTGGGCTGACCCTTTCCTCAAAAAATACTATTCTTTTTTGACATATTTCGCACACCCGGCCGTCGCCGGGTGCCGGAGCGGGAGAGGTGTTCTGCCCGTGCGGTACGAATTGATGAGAAAAGTGATGGTGGTCAGGCAGGGTCAGACCCTGCCTGCCGCCTCAGAGGACTCATAGGGTTCGTCAGCGCCGGATGGTCCGGCTCGGAACGGTCGTTCTCATCATCGGCGGTAGGGTGCGTAGGCCCGGGCGGCCGCCGCCGGGTCTGCCGCCCCGTAGATGGCCCGGCCGACGATCATGCCGTCGACGAGGGGTGCGACCTCCGCGGGATCGCCGCCCTGCGCCCCGATGCCCGGGGAGAGGATCTTCTTTTTACCGATGAGGGTGCGGAGGGCCTTCACTCTTTCTGGCCGCGTCGCCGGGGCGATGATGCCGTCGGCGCCGGTCTGTGCGACGACCTCGCAGAGATGCTCCGGCACGCCCTCGGAGAAGAAGGTGAGCGCGCCGGGGTGGCTCATCTCGGCGACGACATAGCACTCCCCGTCGTGGGCATGGGCGGCGTCGACACAGGCGGCGACAGAGTCCGGGCCCGGGAAGCCCTGAGCGATCACCGCGGAGAAACCGGCCGCGAAGACCTGGTCACAGATGAGGGTGTTGGTATTCGGGATGTCTGCGACCTTGAAGTCAGCGATGAGGGGCAGCCCGAGGCCCGCGAGGTCGCGGGCGATCCCGAGGCCGGCCGCGAGGACGAGGGGGTAACCGATCTTGATCGCATCGACTTCCCTTGCGCAGGCCGCTGCGATGGTGAGCGCAGATGCCCGGTTGGTGACGTCGAGGGAGAGGACGAGGTCAGTCATGTTCCAGCCTCTCCAGGACCGCCGCGGCGATGAGGGGGAGGTTGATCGTCGCATCGCCATAGACGGTGATTGCGGCCGCGTCTTCGTTGATCTTGCCCCAGGACTGCGCTTCAGAGAGTGTGGCGCCGGAGAGGCCGCCGAGGTCCGGGCGATCCCCGGTGAGCTGGATCGCGTAGTCGAAGCCTGAGGGGGTGATCATCTTGTTCTGGAAGATGAAGTTCTTCGGGACGCCGCCACCGACAAGGAAGGCACCGGCGTGTTCGGCTGCATAGCAGCGGTCGATGATGTCGTGCATGTCGCCGAATGTGTCGACGACGATGTGGTGGGTCTGGTTGTAGAACCAGAACTGCATGCCGAGCATCGAGTCCTGGACTGCGGGGCAGAAGACAGGGACGTCGTTCTTTGCCGCGGTTGCGAGGATGCCGTGGTCGAGGTGCTCGCCGATGTGGCGGAGGAGACCTGAGATGGTGATCACGGATTTATCGGGGATATCAGAGAGGCAGTCCTGCATGAACTCCTCGAATCGGATGAAGGCCTCGTCGGGGAGGAAGATGTCGTAGATGCGGTTGATCTCCTCTTCCCTCAGCCTGACGTCGTCGCAGGTCAAGTTGCCGTGGTAGTGATGGCAACCGATCGCCTCGATGGTATCGTGGGTGAGGTTTGCCCCGGTCGAAACGAGGATGTCGATGTGCCCCTTCTCGATGAGCTCGCTGACGATCCCCCCCATGCCGGCAGGGACCATCGCCCCGGCGAGCCCGAAGTATTTTGTCGCCTTCTCGTCCCGGAGCATTTTTTCGTATATGTCGACCGCTTTTGCGAGTGCTCCGCCGTTATAAGCTCCTGCTCCGCCGATTGCGCGGACAAGTTCGTTTGCCGTCATACCTGCCGAAAGCCTGACCTGTCTGACAGGATCGCCGCATTCATCCCTGTTGCATTCCATAGGACACCAGATTCCTTATGATCTTGTCCTGCAATCCATTAACAGTTTTGACCCGGGACAATGTCATGAAAAGAGGCTGTGAGGTGGATTCAAAAAAATATGTGGTTATATTTCAGATCCCCGCGGTTCTGCGG contains these protein-coding regions:
- the nrdD gene encoding anaerobic ribonucleoside-triphosphate reductase yields the protein MQWSDEQLALAKKYRKLSDIPVEERRYKCHTCNHVVGTDPCPVCGETQLEIMCPLDHTHCAHEIVSGIEYCPLCGAPVCPECGTHDVTQISRVTGYLQDVSGWNAGKQQELKDRVRYTVA
- the pyrF gene encoding orotidine-5'-phosphate decarboxylase, whose product is MTDLVLSLDVTNRASALTIAAACAREVDAIKIGYPLVLAAGLGIARDLAGLGLPLIADFKVADIPNTNTLICDQVFAAGFSAVIAQGFPGPDSVAACVDAAHAHDGECYVVAEMSHPGALTFFSEGVPEHLCEVVAQTGADGIIAPATRPERVKALRTLIGKKKILSPGIGAQGGDPAEVAPLVDGMIVGRAIYGAADPAAAARAYAPYRR
- a CDS encoding deoxyhypusine synthase, which codes for MECNRDECGDPVRQVRLSAGMTANELVRAIGGAGAYNGGALAKAVDIYEKMLRDEKATKYFGLAGAMVPAGMGGIVSELIEKGHIDILVSTGANLTHDTIEAIGCHHYHGNLTCDDVRLREEEINRIYDIFLPDEAFIRFEEFMQDCLSDIPDKSVITISGLLRHIGEHLDHGILATAAKNDVPVFCPAVQDSMLGMQFWFYNQTHHIVVDTFGDMHDIIDRCYAAEHAGAFLVGGGVPKNFIFQNKMITPSGFDYAIQLTGDRPDLGGLSGATLSEAQSWGKINEDAAAITVYGDATINLPLIAAAVLERLEHD